One genomic window of Centroberyx gerrardi isolate f3 chromosome 15, fCenGer3.hap1.cur.20231027, whole genome shotgun sequence includes the following:
- the LOC139921606 gene encoding uncharacterized protein LOC139921606, protein MSEPRRQDAEFNLQSPKRRTYSRYLGLNNGDSPGDGEVSQDIIWDSTSPTEVNTGKGLRNTRVVEISDIVNRIAPKDAKPVGVESPLLQWIGDSAVPCTPETRQPRVRKKSMRQSNVEDLRKLARQFDKNMQRDNETSEQLNAINNNLTECGKTPEAKLTETAHPSNAKELKCSSTSDQVEAELHALFDCSTQRVSGRLSQGSSASTCSQEIKGRPGSAEPRQSELKSADNKSGPAAHPAEDKGSWGISANKCDDFDDDWDNDDLLNDSFVLAMTQNSDQQLDPMPKTTLPSNTSLNTTQYPSASKPSACQAPSLHLQPSCSGLQELCPKPKTTNRSTFKLEPNPHFQTKMAAANELSKPSLNAIQPSKSQMPDQKRATTKPVSSTTKSAPQPDKITPDQVVKGAGVAADTSGRNKKSCFDSDCLWDDGDDDKLLYQVCDNVERISNSQPEQASPTYRQGNKGQRKTTAPRLINTDTNANRQSPCAFVRSNSLPGTSCETVNYQGWNFPMKGANSKSRMSQSLPGSRVGPGAFSQFKDSSGTFQAASANLEMQPRRVTARQPQNSHHASFKRSLSDSVAMSNKVFVTSQMTGKCSAAEIERKKQEALARRRLRMQNAPKP, encoded by the exons ATGTCGGAGCCGAGGAGGCAGGATGCGGAGTTCA ATCTGCAGAGCCCAAAACGCAGAACATACAGCAGATACCTTGGCTTGAATAATGGGGATTCTCCAGGCGATGGGGAAGTTTCGCAAGATATTATCTGGGATTCAACATCTCCCACTGAAGTTAACACTG GGAAGGGTCTCAGAAACACCAGAGTTGTGGAAATATCGGATATTGTCAATCGTATTGCTCCAAAG GATGCAAAACCGGTGGGGGTTGAATCCCCCCTGCTGCAGTGGATTGGGGACAGCGCTGTCCCATGCACACCAGAGACTCGCCAGCCAAGAGTGAGGAAGAAGTCCATGCG GCAAAGCAACGTGGAGGACCTCAGGAAACTGGCCAGGCAGTTTGACAAGAACATGCAGCGAGACAACGAGACATCGGAACAGCTAAATGCAATCAACAATAACCTCACTGAATGTGGGAAGACTCCTGAAGCAAAACTGACTGAGACGGCACACCCAAGCAATGCGAAGGAACTGAAATGTTCATCCACATCGGATCAGGTGGAGGCGGAGCTGCACGCTCTGTTTGACTGTTCCACTCAGCGAGTCAGCGGCCGGCTGAGCCAGGGTTCCTCAGCCTCTACTTGTTCACAGGAAATAAAAGGACGGCCTGGGTCTGCTGAACCTCGACAATCAGAGCTCAAGTCGGCTGACAACAAGTCTGGTCCGGCTGCACATCCTGCTGAAGATAAAGGGTCATGGGGCATCAGTGCGAACAAATGTGATGATTTTGACGACGACTGGGATAATGACGACCTACTTAATGACTCTTTCGTGTTGGCGATGACCCAGAATTCTGACCAACAACTCGACCCCATGCCTAAAACCACCTTGCCGTCTAACACTAGTTTGAACACTACTCAATATCCTTCTGCTTCTAAGCCTTCTGCCTGTCAGGCTCCAAGCCTGCACCTCCAGCCAAGCTGCAGTGGCCTCCAGGAATTGTGTCCCAAACCAAAGACTACCAACCGAAGCACTTTCAAGTTAGAGCCCAACCCTCATTTCCAGACCAAGATGGCTGCAGCCAACGAGCTTTCCAAACCCAGCCTTAATGCAATACAGCCTTCTAAATCACAGATGCCTGACCAGAAGCGTGCTACCACAAAGCCAGTCTCATCCACGACAAAGTCTGCTCCTCAGCCTGACAAGATCACTCCTGACCAGGTAGTGAAGGGGGCCGGTGTAGCTGCAGACACCTCAGGTAGGAACAAGAAGTCCTGTTTTGACTCTGACTGCTTATGGGACGACGGGGACGACGACAAACTGCTCTACCAGGTGTGTGACAACGTGGAGAGGATCTCCAACAGCCAACCAGAGCAAGCAAGCCCCACCTACCGCCAAGGAAATAAAGGACAGCGAAAAACAACCGCACCTCGGCTCATTAACACCGATACCAACGCTAACAGACAGTCACCATGTGCTTTTGTCCGTTCCAACTCATTACCAGGGACTAGCTGTGAAACTGTGAACTACCAGGGATGGAACTTTCCCATGAAAGGTGCCAACAGCAAATCACGGATGTCTCAGAGCCTCCCAGGAAGCCGTGTCGGTCCGGGCGCGTTTAGCCAGTTTAAAGATTCCTCTGGAACTTTCCAGGCTGCCAGTGCTAATCTGGAGATGCAGCCACGCAGAGTGACAGCCAGGCAGCCGCAGAACTCCCATCATGCATCCTTCAAGAGAAGTCTGTCGGACTCAGTAGCCATGAGCAACAAAG TTTTCGTCACCAGCCAGATGACGGGGAAATGCTCCGCAGCCGAGATCGAGAGGAAGAAACAGGAAGCCTTGGCCAGGAGACGACTGCGAATGCAGAACGCCCCAAAACCATAG